Proteins from a single region of Festucalex cinctus isolate MCC-2025b chromosome 19, RoL_Fcin_1.0, whole genome shotgun sequence:
- the cenpa gene encoding histone H3-like centromeric protein A — translation MPRNSSSSRRKVSNPRRRPPLPAPPPTGTPRRPPPASPQAGPSGIGRPPAATPPRRRRYRPGTKALMEIRKFQKSTELLLRKAPFSRLVREECQFLGRGAYRWEVLALMALQEAAEAFLVCLFSDANLCAIHAKRVTLFPRDLQLARRLRGPDDM, via the exons ATGCCCCGCAACTCCTCGTCCAGCCGGCGGAAGGTCAGCAACCCGCGCCGCCGCCCACCGCTGCCGGCCCCGCCCCCCACCGGaaccccccgccgcccgccgccggccTCGCCCCAAGCGGGCCCGTCCGGGATCG GGCGGCCGCCCGCCGCCACGCCCCCCAGGAGGCGCCGGTACCGCCCGGGGACCAAAGCGCTGATGGAGATCCGCAAGTTCCAGAAGAGCACCGAGCTCCTCCTCAGGAAGGCGCCCTTCTCTCGACTG GTCCGCGAGGAGTGCCAGTTTTTGGGCAGAGGCGCCTACAGGTGGGAGGTCCTGGCTCTGATGGCGCTTCAAGAG GCGGCCGAGGCCTTCCTGGTGTGCCTGTTCTCGGACGCCAACCTGTGCGCCATCCACGCCAAGCGGGTCACGCTGTTCCCCCGCGACCTCCAGCTGGCCCGACGCCTGCGCGGCCCCGACGACATGTGA
- the ints3 gene encoding integrator complex subunit 3 isoform X3, with the protein MEAAPAKSKPQGRLLVSTQLDAKDELEEKLERCVGVVHSLTNGLSEREANDALTASVCKGPQQHEEVCLGLFALLLTEPAQAQRCYRDLTLVNRDGMNVVLVKVNQILMEKFLKLQDAPRKQLVWLVRELVKSGVMAADGVVMTLLKQIAGGDVSAKNLWLAESVLDILLEQKEWLLKSGMLVAMSVYTYLRLIVDHGAPNLLPLRQKEVDFCIGMLREKFLECVIIGRDLVRLLQNVARIPEMDLLWRDLLHNPQVLSPQFTGILQLLTARTSRKFLACRLTPDMETKLLFMTSRVRFGQQKRYQDWFQRQYLSMAESQSLRCDLIRYICGVVHPSNEVLSSDILPRWAIIGWLLTTCTSNVAASNAKLALFYDWLFFNPDKDSIMNIEPAILVMHHSMKPHPAITATLLDFMCRIIPHFFPPLEVQVRQGVFNSLTFIMEKRVLAHLAPLFDNPKLDRELRSILRERFPEFCSAPSPPMEVKMEEMTSMEMEHMMDKEEGCYDNTDAAFSDDEEEVNNKGKKREFRFHPIREAVVEEPADITPWLDQLEDTMKDKVVQLQKSSDTETQCEVMQDIVDLILEDDFDTEQMSALASCLAEIFKEHFRGDVLPEDITDESLEESVCKAVCLVFRNLVTMQEDNSGFSVLLDMLAELYQKQPKIGYHLLYYLKASKAANGKMMLYESFAQATALGDLHTCLMMDMKACQEDDVRLLCYLTPSIYSEFPDETLRSGELLNMIVAVIDSTQLQELMCHVMMGNLVMFRKDSVLNILIQSLDWETFEQYSTWQLFLAHSIPLETIIPILQHLKYKEHPEALSCLLLQLRREKPSEEMVKMVLSRPCHSEDQFATSLLRHWAAKHDDALAEHIKAQLIKNNNQPRKRQSLRSSSSKLAQLTLEQILEHLDNLRLSLNNTKNSFFSQTPILQALQHVQASCDEGHKMRFSDLFALAEEYEDSQAKPVKSRRKAAATSPRSRKGAAPPAAATSSSSNSNNNMEEESASSSASEEEDSKPKAPKRKRKCSSAVASDSD; encoded by the exons ATGGAAGCTGCGCCGGCCAAGAGCAAGCCGCAGGGCCGCCTGCTGGTGTCCACGCAGCTGGACGCCAAAGATGAGCTGGAGGAG aaaCTGGAGCGTTGTGTCGGAGTGGTGCACTCGTTGACTAATGGCCTTTCAGAGAGAGAAGCTAACGACGCTTTGACCGCCAGC gTGTGCAAAGGCCCGCAGCAGCATGAGGAGGTTTGCCTCGGGCTCTTCGCTCTGCTTCTCACTGAGCCGGCTCAGGCCCAGAGG TGTTACAGGGACCTGACGCTGGTGAACAGAGACGGAATGAACGTGGTCCTGGTGAAGGTCAACCAGATCCTGATGGAGAAGTTCCTCAAGCTACAGGACGCCCCACGCAAGCAG CTGGTGTGGCTGGTCCGAGAGCTGGTGAAGAGCGGCGTGATGGCGGCCGACGGCGTCGTCATGACGTTGCTCAAACAGATTGCAG GTGGAGACGTGTCCGCCAAGAACTTGTGGCTGGCCGAGAGCGTCCTCGACATCCTGCTGGAGCAGAA gGAGTGGCTTTTGAAGAGCGGCATGCTGGTCGCCATGTCGGTGTACACGTACCTGCGCCTGATCGTGGACCACGGCGCCCCCAACCTGCTGCCGCTGCGCCAGAAGGAGGTGGACTTCTGCATCGGGATGCTGCGCGAGAAG TTCTTGGAGTGCGTGATCATCGGGCGCGATTTGGTGCGCCTGCTGCAGAACGTGGCTCGCATCCCCGAGATGGATCTGCTGTGGCGGGACCTGCTCCACAACCCGCAAGTCCTCAGTCCGCAGTTCACCG GCATCCTGCAGCTGCTCACAGCCCGGACTTCCCGAAAGTTCCTGGCGTGTCGCCTGACCCCGGACATGGAGACCAAACTCCTGTTCATGACTTCCCGG GTCCGCTTCGGGCAGCAGAAGCGCTACCAGGACTGGTTCCAGCGCCAGTACCTGTCCATGGCCGAGAGCCAGTCGCTGCGCTGCGACCTGATCCGCTACATCTGCGGCGTGGTGCACCCGTCCAACGAGGTGCTCAGCTCCGACATCCTGCCGCGCTGGGCCATCATCGGCTGGCTGCTCACCACCTGCACG TCCAACGTGGCCGCCTCCAACGCCAAGCTGGCGCTCTTCTACGATTGGCTCTTCTTCAACCCCGACAAGGACAGCATCATGAACATAG AGCCGGCCATCTTGGTCATGCATCATTCCATGAAGCCCCACCCCGCCATCACCGCCACGCTGCTGGACTTCATGTGTCGG ATCATCCCGCACTTCTTCCCGCCGCTGGAAGTTCAAGTTCGTCAGGGCGTCTTCAACTCGCTCACGTTCATCATGGAGAAGCGAGTGCTGGC CCACTTGGCGCCGCTCTTTGACAATCCAAAGTTGGACAGAGAACTTCGCTCCATACTCCGAGAAAGATTTCCAGAGTTCTGCAGCGCACCCTCGCCACCGATGGAag TGAAAATGGAGGAGATGACGTCCATGGAGATGGAGCACATGATGGACAAGGAGGAAGGTTGCTATGACAACACGGATGCAGCCTTCAGTGACGATGAGGAGGAGGTCAACAACAaag GCAAGAAGCGCGAGTTCCGCTTCCATCCCATCCGAGAGGCCGTCGTGGAGGAGCCCGCCGACATCACGCCCTGGCTCGACCAATTGGAGGACACCATGAAGGACAAGGTGGTCCAGCTGCAGAAGTCCAG TGACACCGAGACGCAGTGCGAAGTCATGCAGGACATCGTCGACCTCATCCTGGAG GACGACTTTGACACGGAGCAGATGTCGGCGTTGGCGTCGTGTCTGGCGGAAATCTTTAAGGAGCACTTCCGAGGGGACGTCCTCCCGGAAGACATCACTGACGA GTCGCTGGAGGAGTCGGTGTGCAAGGCGGTGTGCCTGGTCTTCCGCAACCTGGTCACCATGCAGGAGGACAACAGCGGCTTCTCCGTCCTTCTCGACATGCTGGCCGAGCTTTACCAGAAGCAGCCCAAGATCGGCTACCACCTGCTCTACTACCTGAAAGCCAG CAAAGCGGCGAACGGCAAGATGATGCTGTACGAGTCGTTTGCGCAGGCCACGGCGCTGGGAGACCTCCACACGTGTCTGATGATGGACATGAAGGCGTGTCAGGAGGACGACGTGCGCTTGCTCTGCTACCTGACGCCGTCCATCTACTCGGAg TTTCCAGACGAGACGCTGAGGAGCGGCGAGCTGCTCAACATGATCGTGGCCGTCATCGATTCCACGCAG TTGCAGGAGCTGATGTGCCACGTGATGATGGGCAACCTGGTCATGTTCCGCAAGGACTCGGTTCTCAACATCCTGA TCCAGTCTTTGGACTGGGAGACGTTTGAGCAGTACAGCACGTGGCAGCTGTTCCTGGCGCACAGCATCCCGCTGGAGACCATCATCCCCATCCTGCAGCACCTCAAGTACAAAG agcATCCCGAAGCCTTGTCCTGCCTGCTGCTGCAACTGCGACGAGAAAA GCCCAGCGAGGAGATGGTGAAGATGGTCCTGAGCAGACCGTGCCACAGCGAGGACCAGTTTGCCACCAGCCTGCTGCGACATTGGGCCGCCAAGCACGACGACGCGCTCGCCGAGCACATCAAAGCGCAACTCATCAAGAACAACAACCAGCCCCGCAAGAGGCAAAG TCTGCGCAGCTCCAGCAGCAAACTGGCCCAGCTGACCCTGGAGCAGATCCTGGAACATCTGGACAACCTCCGCTTGAGTCTCAACAACACCAAGAACAGCT TCTTCAGTCAGACGCCCATCCTGCAGGCGCTGCAGCACGTTCAGGCCAGTTGCGACGAAGGACACAAGATGAG GTTCAGCGACCTGTTCGCCTTGGCCGAGGAGTACGAGGACTCGCAGGCCAAACCCGTCAAGTCTCGCCGCAAGGCGGCCGCCACCTCGCCGAGGTCGCGCAAGGGCGCcgcgccgcccgccgccgccaccagcagcagcagcaacagcaacaacaacatggAGGAGGAGAGCGCCTCCAGCAGCGCCTCG GAGGAGGAAGACTCCAAGCCCAAAGCGcccaagaggaagaggaagtgcTCGTCGGCCGTGGCCTCCGATAGCGACTGA
- the ints3 gene encoding integrator complex subunit 3 isoform X1, translating into MEAAPAKSKPQGRLLVSTQLDAKDELEEKLERCVGVVHSLTNGLSEREANDALTASVCKGPQQHEEVCLGLFALLLTEPAQAQRCYRDLTLVNRDGMNVVLVKVNQILMEKFLKLQDAPRKQLVWLVRELVKSGVMAADGVVMTLLKQIAGGDVSAKNLWLAESVLDILLEQKEWLLKSGMLVAMSVYTYLRLIVDHGAPNLLPLRQKEVDFCIGMLREKFLECVIIGRDLVRLLQNVARIPEMDLLWRDLLHNPQVLSPQFTGILQLLTARTSRKFLACRLTPDMETKLLFMTSRVRFGQQKRYQDWFQRQYLSMAESQSLRCDLIRYICGVVHPSNEVLSSDILPRWAIIGWLLTTCTSNVAASNAKLALFYDWLFFNPDKDSIMNIEPAILVMHHSMKPHPAITATLLDFMCRIIPHFFPPLEVQVRQGVFNSLTFIMEKRVLAHLAPLFDNPKLDRELRSILRERFPEFCSAPSPPMEVKMEEMTSMEMEHMMDKEEGCYDNTDAAFSDDEEEVNNKGKKREFRFHPIREAVVEEPADITPWLDQLEDTMKDKVVQLQKSSDTETQCEVMQDIVDLILEDDFDTEQMSALASCLAEIFKEHFRGDVLPEDITDESLEESVCKAVCLVFRNLVTMQEDNSGFSVLLDMLAELYQKQPKIGYHLLYYLKASKAANGKMMLYESFAQATALGDLHTCLMMDMKACQEDDVRLLCYLTPSIYSEFPDETLRSGELLNMIVAVIDSTQLQELMCHVMMGNLVMFRKDSVLNILIQSLDWETFEQYSTWQLFLAHSIPLETIIPILQHLKYKEHPEALSCLLLQLRREKPSEEMVKMVLSRPCHSEDQFATSLLRHWAAKHDDALAEHIKAQLIKNNNQPRKRQSLRSSSSKLAQLTLEQILEHLDNLRLSLNNTKNSCQFAHARTHARTSVGRSMIDVLPFAVFSQTPILQALQHVQASCDEGHKMRFSDLFALAEEYEDSQAKPVKSRRKAAATSPRSRKGAAPPAAATSSSSNSNNNMEEESASSSASEEEDSKPKAPKRKRKCSSAVASDSD; encoded by the exons ATGGAAGCTGCGCCGGCCAAGAGCAAGCCGCAGGGCCGCCTGCTGGTGTCCACGCAGCTGGACGCCAAAGATGAGCTGGAGGAG aaaCTGGAGCGTTGTGTCGGAGTGGTGCACTCGTTGACTAATGGCCTTTCAGAGAGAGAAGCTAACGACGCTTTGACCGCCAGC gTGTGCAAAGGCCCGCAGCAGCATGAGGAGGTTTGCCTCGGGCTCTTCGCTCTGCTTCTCACTGAGCCGGCTCAGGCCCAGAGG TGTTACAGGGACCTGACGCTGGTGAACAGAGACGGAATGAACGTGGTCCTGGTGAAGGTCAACCAGATCCTGATGGAGAAGTTCCTCAAGCTACAGGACGCCCCACGCAAGCAG CTGGTGTGGCTGGTCCGAGAGCTGGTGAAGAGCGGCGTGATGGCGGCCGACGGCGTCGTCATGACGTTGCTCAAACAGATTGCAG GTGGAGACGTGTCCGCCAAGAACTTGTGGCTGGCCGAGAGCGTCCTCGACATCCTGCTGGAGCAGAA gGAGTGGCTTTTGAAGAGCGGCATGCTGGTCGCCATGTCGGTGTACACGTACCTGCGCCTGATCGTGGACCACGGCGCCCCCAACCTGCTGCCGCTGCGCCAGAAGGAGGTGGACTTCTGCATCGGGATGCTGCGCGAGAAG TTCTTGGAGTGCGTGATCATCGGGCGCGATTTGGTGCGCCTGCTGCAGAACGTGGCTCGCATCCCCGAGATGGATCTGCTGTGGCGGGACCTGCTCCACAACCCGCAAGTCCTCAGTCCGCAGTTCACCG GCATCCTGCAGCTGCTCACAGCCCGGACTTCCCGAAAGTTCCTGGCGTGTCGCCTGACCCCGGACATGGAGACCAAACTCCTGTTCATGACTTCCCGG GTCCGCTTCGGGCAGCAGAAGCGCTACCAGGACTGGTTCCAGCGCCAGTACCTGTCCATGGCCGAGAGCCAGTCGCTGCGCTGCGACCTGATCCGCTACATCTGCGGCGTGGTGCACCCGTCCAACGAGGTGCTCAGCTCCGACATCCTGCCGCGCTGGGCCATCATCGGCTGGCTGCTCACCACCTGCACG TCCAACGTGGCCGCCTCCAACGCCAAGCTGGCGCTCTTCTACGATTGGCTCTTCTTCAACCCCGACAAGGACAGCATCATGAACATAG AGCCGGCCATCTTGGTCATGCATCATTCCATGAAGCCCCACCCCGCCATCACCGCCACGCTGCTGGACTTCATGTGTCGG ATCATCCCGCACTTCTTCCCGCCGCTGGAAGTTCAAGTTCGTCAGGGCGTCTTCAACTCGCTCACGTTCATCATGGAGAAGCGAGTGCTGGC CCACTTGGCGCCGCTCTTTGACAATCCAAAGTTGGACAGAGAACTTCGCTCCATACTCCGAGAAAGATTTCCAGAGTTCTGCAGCGCACCCTCGCCACCGATGGAag TGAAAATGGAGGAGATGACGTCCATGGAGATGGAGCACATGATGGACAAGGAGGAAGGTTGCTATGACAACACGGATGCAGCCTTCAGTGACGATGAGGAGGAGGTCAACAACAaag GCAAGAAGCGCGAGTTCCGCTTCCATCCCATCCGAGAGGCCGTCGTGGAGGAGCCCGCCGACATCACGCCCTGGCTCGACCAATTGGAGGACACCATGAAGGACAAGGTGGTCCAGCTGCAGAAGTCCAG TGACACCGAGACGCAGTGCGAAGTCATGCAGGACATCGTCGACCTCATCCTGGAG GACGACTTTGACACGGAGCAGATGTCGGCGTTGGCGTCGTGTCTGGCGGAAATCTTTAAGGAGCACTTCCGAGGGGACGTCCTCCCGGAAGACATCACTGACGA GTCGCTGGAGGAGTCGGTGTGCAAGGCGGTGTGCCTGGTCTTCCGCAACCTGGTCACCATGCAGGAGGACAACAGCGGCTTCTCCGTCCTTCTCGACATGCTGGCCGAGCTTTACCAGAAGCAGCCCAAGATCGGCTACCACCTGCTCTACTACCTGAAAGCCAG CAAAGCGGCGAACGGCAAGATGATGCTGTACGAGTCGTTTGCGCAGGCCACGGCGCTGGGAGACCTCCACACGTGTCTGATGATGGACATGAAGGCGTGTCAGGAGGACGACGTGCGCTTGCTCTGCTACCTGACGCCGTCCATCTACTCGGAg TTTCCAGACGAGACGCTGAGGAGCGGCGAGCTGCTCAACATGATCGTGGCCGTCATCGATTCCACGCAG TTGCAGGAGCTGATGTGCCACGTGATGATGGGCAACCTGGTCATGTTCCGCAAGGACTCGGTTCTCAACATCCTGA TCCAGTCTTTGGACTGGGAGACGTTTGAGCAGTACAGCACGTGGCAGCTGTTCCTGGCGCACAGCATCCCGCTGGAGACCATCATCCCCATCCTGCAGCACCTCAAGTACAAAG agcATCCCGAAGCCTTGTCCTGCCTGCTGCTGCAACTGCGACGAGAAAA GCCCAGCGAGGAGATGGTGAAGATGGTCCTGAGCAGACCGTGCCACAGCGAGGACCAGTTTGCCACCAGCCTGCTGCGACATTGGGCCGCCAAGCACGACGACGCGCTCGCCGAGCACATCAAAGCGCAACTCATCAAGAACAACAACCAGCCCCGCAAGAGGCAAAG TCTGCGCAGCTCCAGCAGCAAACTGGCCCAGCTGACCCTGGAGCAGATCCTGGAACATCTGGACAACCTCCGCTTGAGTCTCAACAACACCAAGAACAGCTGTCAgtttgcacacgcacgcacgcacgcacgcacgtcggTCGGTCGCTCAATGATTGATGTGTTGCCGTTTGCAGTCTTCAGTCAGACGCCCATCCTGCAGGCGCTGCAGCACGTTCAGGCCAGTTGCGACGAAGGACACAAGATGAG GTTCAGCGACCTGTTCGCCTTGGCCGAGGAGTACGAGGACTCGCAGGCCAAACCCGTCAAGTCTCGCCGCAAGGCGGCCGCCACCTCGCCGAGGTCGCGCAAGGGCGCcgcgccgcccgccgccgccaccagcagcagcagcaacagcaacaacaacatggAGGAGGAGAGCGCCTCCAGCAGCGCCTCG GAGGAGGAAGACTCCAAGCCCAAAGCGcccaagaggaagaggaagtgcTCGTCGGCCGTGGCCTCCGATAGCGACTGA
- the ints3 gene encoding integrator complex subunit 3 isoform X2, with product MEAAPAKSKPQGRLLVSTQLDAKDELEEKLERCVGVVHSLTNGLSEREANDALTASVCKGPQQHEEVCLGLFALLLTEPAQAQRCYRDLTLVNRDGMNVVLVKVNQILMEKFLKLQDAPRKQLVWLVRELVKSGVMAADGVVMTLLKQIAGGDVSAKNLWLAESVLDILLEQKEWLLKSGMLVAMSVYTYLRLIVDHGAPNLLPLRQKEVDFCIGMLREKFLECVIIGRDLVRLLQNVARIPEMDLLWRDLLHNPQVLSPQFTGILQLLTARTSRKFLACRLTPDMETKLLFMTSRVRFGQQKRYQDWFQRQYLSMAESQSLRCDLIRYICGVVHPSNEVLSSDILPRWAIIGWLLTTCTSNVAASNAKLALFYDWLFFNPDKDSIMNIEPAILVMHHSMKPHPAITATLLDFMCRIIPHFFPPLEVQVRQGVFNSLTFIMEKRVLAHLAPLFDNPKLDRELRSILRERFPEFCSAPSPPMEVKMEEMTSMEMEHMMDKEEGCYDNTDAAFSDDEEEVNNKGKKREFRFHPIREAVVEEPADITPWLDQLEDTMKDKVVQLQKSSDTETQCEVMQDIVDLILEDDFDTEQMSALASCLAEIFKEHFRGDVLPEDITDESLEESVCKAVCLVFRNLVTMQEDNSGFSVLLDMLAELYQKQPKIGYHLLYYLKASKAANGKMMLYESFAQATALGDLHTCLMMDMKACQEDDVRLLCYLTPSIYSEFPDETLRSGELLNMIVAVIDSTQLQELMCHVMMGNLVMFRKDSVLNILIQSLDWETFEQYSTWQLFLAHSIPLETIIPILQHLKYKAKVSFFGVSFLFFAEHPEALSCLLLQLRREKPSEEMVKMVLSRPCHSEDQFATSLLRHWAAKHDDALAEHIKAQLIKNNNQPRKRQSLRSSSSKLAQLTLEQILEHLDNLRLSLNNTKNSFFSQTPILQALQHVQASCDEGHKMRFSDLFALAEEYEDSQAKPVKSRRKAAATSPRSRKGAAPPAAATSSSSNSNNNMEEESASSSASEEEDSKPKAPKRKRKCSSAVASDSD from the exons ATGGAAGCTGCGCCGGCCAAGAGCAAGCCGCAGGGCCGCCTGCTGGTGTCCACGCAGCTGGACGCCAAAGATGAGCTGGAGGAG aaaCTGGAGCGTTGTGTCGGAGTGGTGCACTCGTTGACTAATGGCCTTTCAGAGAGAGAAGCTAACGACGCTTTGACCGCCAGC gTGTGCAAAGGCCCGCAGCAGCATGAGGAGGTTTGCCTCGGGCTCTTCGCTCTGCTTCTCACTGAGCCGGCTCAGGCCCAGAGG TGTTACAGGGACCTGACGCTGGTGAACAGAGACGGAATGAACGTGGTCCTGGTGAAGGTCAACCAGATCCTGATGGAGAAGTTCCTCAAGCTACAGGACGCCCCACGCAAGCAG CTGGTGTGGCTGGTCCGAGAGCTGGTGAAGAGCGGCGTGATGGCGGCCGACGGCGTCGTCATGACGTTGCTCAAACAGATTGCAG GTGGAGACGTGTCCGCCAAGAACTTGTGGCTGGCCGAGAGCGTCCTCGACATCCTGCTGGAGCAGAA gGAGTGGCTTTTGAAGAGCGGCATGCTGGTCGCCATGTCGGTGTACACGTACCTGCGCCTGATCGTGGACCACGGCGCCCCCAACCTGCTGCCGCTGCGCCAGAAGGAGGTGGACTTCTGCATCGGGATGCTGCGCGAGAAG TTCTTGGAGTGCGTGATCATCGGGCGCGATTTGGTGCGCCTGCTGCAGAACGTGGCTCGCATCCCCGAGATGGATCTGCTGTGGCGGGACCTGCTCCACAACCCGCAAGTCCTCAGTCCGCAGTTCACCG GCATCCTGCAGCTGCTCACAGCCCGGACTTCCCGAAAGTTCCTGGCGTGTCGCCTGACCCCGGACATGGAGACCAAACTCCTGTTCATGACTTCCCGG GTCCGCTTCGGGCAGCAGAAGCGCTACCAGGACTGGTTCCAGCGCCAGTACCTGTCCATGGCCGAGAGCCAGTCGCTGCGCTGCGACCTGATCCGCTACATCTGCGGCGTGGTGCACCCGTCCAACGAGGTGCTCAGCTCCGACATCCTGCCGCGCTGGGCCATCATCGGCTGGCTGCTCACCACCTGCACG TCCAACGTGGCCGCCTCCAACGCCAAGCTGGCGCTCTTCTACGATTGGCTCTTCTTCAACCCCGACAAGGACAGCATCATGAACATAG AGCCGGCCATCTTGGTCATGCATCATTCCATGAAGCCCCACCCCGCCATCACCGCCACGCTGCTGGACTTCATGTGTCGG ATCATCCCGCACTTCTTCCCGCCGCTGGAAGTTCAAGTTCGTCAGGGCGTCTTCAACTCGCTCACGTTCATCATGGAGAAGCGAGTGCTGGC CCACTTGGCGCCGCTCTTTGACAATCCAAAGTTGGACAGAGAACTTCGCTCCATACTCCGAGAAAGATTTCCAGAGTTCTGCAGCGCACCCTCGCCACCGATGGAag TGAAAATGGAGGAGATGACGTCCATGGAGATGGAGCACATGATGGACAAGGAGGAAGGTTGCTATGACAACACGGATGCAGCCTTCAGTGACGATGAGGAGGAGGTCAACAACAaag GCAAGAAGCGCGAGTTCCGCTTCCATCCCATCCGAGAGGCCGTCGTGGAGGAGCCCGCCGACATCACGCCCTGGCTCGACCAATTGGAGGACACCATGAAGGACAAGGTGGTCCAGCTGCAGAAGTCCAG TGACACCGAGACGCAGTGCGAAGTCATGCAGGACATCGTCGACCTCATCCTGGAG GACGACTTTGACACGGAGCAGATGTCGGCGTTGGCGTCGTGTCTGGCGGAAATCTTTAAGGAGCACTTCCGAGGGGACGTCCTCCCGGAAGACATCACTGACGA GTCGCTGGAGGAGTCGGTGTGCAAGGCGGTGTGCCTGGTCTTCCGCAACCTGGTCACCATGCAGGAGGACAACAGCGGCTTCTCCGTCCTTCTCGACATGCTGGCCGAGCTTTACCAGAAGCAGCCCAAGATCGGCTACCACCTGCTCTACTACCTGAAAGCCAG CAAAGCGGCGAACGGCAAGATGATGCTGTACGAGTCGTTTGCGCAGGCCACGGCGCTGGGAGACCTCCACACGTGTCTGATGATGGACATGAAGGCGTGTCAGGAGGACGACGTGCGCTTGCTCTGCTACCTGACGCCGTCCATCTACTCGGAg TTTCCAGACGAGACGCTGAGGAGCGGCGAGCTGCTCAACATGATCGTGGCCGTCATCGATTCCACGCAG TTGCAGGAGCTGATGTGCCACGTGATGATGGGCAACCTGGTCATGTTCCGCAAGGACTCGGTTCTCAACATCCTGA TCCAGTCTTTGGACTGGGAGACGTTTGAGCAGTACAGCACGTGGCAGCTGTTCCTGGCGCACAGCATCCCGCTGGAGACCATCATCCCCATCCTGCAGCACCTCAAGTACAAAG CAAAAGTGTCATTTTTTGGTgtgagctttttgttttttgcagagcATCCCGAAGCCTTGTCCTGCCTGCTGCTGCAACTGCGACGAGAAAA GCCCAGCGAGGAGATGGTGAAGATGGTCCTGAGCAGACCGTGCCACAGCGAGGACCAGTTTGCCACCAGCCTGCTGCGACATTGGGCCGCCAAGCACGACGACGCGCTCGCCGAGCACATCAAAGCGCAACTCATCAAGAACAACAACCAGCCCCGCAAGAGGCAAAG TCTGCGCAGCTCCAGCAGCAAACTGGCCCAGCTGACCCTGGAGCAGATCCTGGAACATCTGGACAACCTCCGCTTGAGTCTCAACAACACCAAGAACAGCT TCTTCAGTCAGACGCCCATCCTGCAGGCGCTGCAGCACGTTCAGGCCAGTTGCGACGAAGGACACAAGATGAG GTTCAGCGACCTGTTCGCCTTGGCCGAGGAGTACGAGGACTCGCAGGCCAAACCCGTCAAGTCTCGCCGCAAGGCGGCCGCCACCTCGCCGAGGTCGCGCAAGGGCGCcgcgccgcccgccgccgccaccagcagcagcagcaacagcaacaacaacatggAGGAGGAGAGCGCCTCCAGCAGCGCCTCG GAGGAGGAAGACTCCAAGCCCAAAGCGcccaagaggaagaggaagtgcTCGTCGGCCGTGGCCTCCGATAGCGACTGA
- the qrfp gene encoding uncharacterized protein qrfp: MKARVVRPGGGSQLVLLSMTLLLPVTPHPRPEPLSVGLLRLRLRLRSSSSPSEGAWPGEGAELQKRARADGGQDAGGVAAEALTSILGGLQSVSREKGGFGFRFGRNPRRRGRGGP; the protein is encoded by the coding sequence ATGAAGGCTCGCGTGGTTCGTCCCGGCGGCGGCTCCCAGCTGGTCCTCCTGTCCATGACTCTCCTGCTGCCGGTCACGCCGCACCCCAGACCTGAACCGCTCTCCGTGGGGCTCCTGCGGCTGCGCTTGCGCTtgcgctcctcctcctccccctcggAGGGGGCGTGGCCCGGCGAAGGGGCGGAGCTCCAGAAGCGAGCGAGAGCGGACGGCGGACAGGACGCAGGCGGTGTGGCGGCCGAGGCCCTCACCTCCATCCTGGGCGGCCTCCAGAGCGTCAGCCGAGAGAAAGGCGGCTTTGGCTTCCGCTTCGGCAGGAACCCCCGGCGACGAGGGCGTGGTGGACCCTGA